TTGTAAGAAGATTTGCTACTTTAAAAGCAAATGATAATGAAGCTTTAAGTGGTTATTTACACACAAATGGTCGTGTAGGTGTTATCGTTAAGGCTAAATTTAATAATGCTGCTAATAAAGCAAAAGTTGAAGAATTTTTAAAACAACTTTGTATGCATATTGCAGCTATGAAACCAAGTGTTTTAAGTTATAAAGATTTAGATAAGGAATTTGTAGAAGCTGAATATAGAGCTTTATGTGCTGAACTTGAAAAAGAAAATGAAGAATTAGTTCGCCTTAAAAAGCCACTTCATAAAATTCCACAATTTGCAAGTAGATTACAAATTACTGATGCAGTTTTAAAGAAAGCTGAAGAAGATATAAAAGCTGAATTAAAAGCTCAAAATAAACCAGAGCAAATTTGGGATAAAATTGTTCCTGGTCAAATGGCAAGATTTATAGCTGATAACTCAATTTTAGATTCTCGCCTTACATTAATGGGACAATTTTATGTAATGGATGATAAAAAAACAGTAGAGCAAGTTATTGCTGATAAATCAGTTGAATTAAAAGATGAATTAGTAATTGAAAGCTTCGTAAAATATGAAGTTGGCGAAGGCTTAGAAAAGAAAAACGAAGATTTCGCAGCAGAAGTTGCAGCTCAAATGGGTAATTAATGTTAAAAGCAAGCGGTATTGGTAAAAAATACGATGCCGTTTTATTTAACAATTTAAATTTAACTTTAAATCCGCAACAAACTTTAGCCGTCTTAGGCAAAAGTGGTTGCGGAAAATCTACATTATTGCATATTTTATCAACACTTTTAGCACCTGATAGCGGGGAAGTCTTTTATAAAGATAAGAATATTTATAAACTTAGCGAAGATGAAAGATTATTAATAAGAAGAAATGATTTTGGAATTATTTTTCAGCAGCATTATCTTTTTAAAGGATTTTCAGCTTATGAAAATATTGAATTAGCAAGTGTTTTATCAAATAATAAAATAGATGATGAGATAATTAATTTTTTAGGTATTAAAGAAATTCTAAATAAAAAAGCTAATGAATTAAGTGGCGGAGAGCAACAAAGAGTAAGTATTGCTAGAGTTCTTTGCAAAAAACCTAAAATTATTTTTGCTGATGAGCCAACTGGAAATCTTGACCCAGTAAATGCAAAAATAGCTATGAAGTTATTAATTGATTATGTTAAATTAAATAATTCAGCCTTATTTTTAATTACTCACGATGAAAATTTAGCTTTAATGTGTGATGATATTTTAAGGATAAATAATGGGTAAGTTAGTTTTTTTAAGTGGTGCTGGTCTTAGTGCTCCATCTGGCTTAAGCACATTTAGAGATAATGATGGTTTGTGGGAGCAATATGATTTAGATGTGGTTTGTAATTATCAAACTTGGATTAAAAATTTTAATTTAGTTCATGAGTTTTATAATAAAAGAAGACTTGAATTAAGAAAAGTTAAACCTAATAAAATGCACGAGAAGATTGCTGAAATATCAAAGCGTTTTGAAGTTATTAATTTTACTCAAAATGTTGATGATTTATTAGAGCGTGCAGGGTGTGAAAATGTAATTCACTTGCACGGAAAATTATTAGAATTACACTGCACTAATTGTAATGACATTACTAAGCTTAATTTAAATGATGATTTGGAATTTAAATTTGAAAATTGTAAAAAATGCCAAAGTAAATTAATTAAACCTAGTGTGGTATTTTTTGGAGAACAAGCGCCATTTTATACTGATTTATATTCAACATTTTACAATCTTAATGAAGATGATTTGGTGGTTATCATAGGAACAAGTGGTGCAGTTATTAATATAAATTATTTATTAAGGTTTGCAAAATCTAAAAATATATTAATTAATTTAGAAAAAAATAAATATATAAATGAAGCTTTATTTTCTCATATTATTTATAAATCTTGTGATGAATGTATAGATGAATTAGAGCAAATTATTCAAGAATGGAACTAGTAAGATTATTTAGTGAGCAAAACATAGTTTTGTTTATGCTATTACTTGCTAGAATGAGTGGACTTTGCTTGTTTTTTCCATTTTATTCGCATTTACAAATTCCTGTGGTTATTAAGTCTAGTTTTGTTATTATTATGACTTTTTTTTTCTATCCATTAGCTCATACTAATATAACGCCAAATTATTTAGTTATTGCCCTTATAACTGAGCTTTTGTTAGGACTTGTTGCAGGTCTTTGTTTGCAGCTTACTTTTACGATTTTACAAATGAGTGGAGAACATATTAGTTTTATTATGGGTTTTTCTATGGCTAGCGTGCTTGACCCAAATACTGGTGCAAATACTCCTATCATCGGTCATTTTATCTCTCTTATTGCATTGCTTTTGTTTTTAGCTTATGATGGACATCATTTGGTTTTGTTATTTTGGGCAAAGAGTTTAAATGGTATTGCTTTAGGTGATTTTGCTTTGCATGATGGTTGGTTTAGACAGATAATGAATGAGACTAAAGACATATATTTAATTGGTCTTAGCCTTGCGTTTCCAATAATTGCTATATCAATGCTTAGTGATTTTGTATTTGGTTTGCTTATGAAAACAATGCCACAATTTAACCTTTTAGTGGTAGGCTATCCTATAAAAATAACGATAGCATTTATTGTTTTGATGACAATTTTAGCTACAATCTTGTTTTATTTTAAAGAATTGGTTTTAAAAGTGTTTTTACAACTTGAACTATTTGTAAGTTAGGAAGGTATAATGAATGCAATATTAATTAATAAAAATCCAGCAATTTCAAGATTAATAAGCCTTAGTTTGCAAAAATTAAATATTACTTATAAAGAAATAAATAATTTAGAAGAGCTTGAACCTTGTGATATTATTATAGCTGATAATGAGTGTGAAGTTGATATTAAATTATGTCAACAAATGTCTAAAAAACTAATTCTTATATTAGCAAAAAATGAAACAAGTAATGATGCAATAGTTATTCATAAACCATTTTTACCTACTGATTTTATAGATTTGATAAATAGTTTTAAAGACGAATTAAAAGAAGATTTTAATACTAGCGATTTAGATAATATTGATTTATTAAGTGATGATATTGATTTGGAAGAATTTAAAATAGATAATATCACTGATTTAGATAGTTTAGACTTGAATGATTTTGGTAATAGTTTAGGTTTGGAAACTAAGCTTGATTTAGATAATACTGATGAATTAAATTCTATAGATGATTTTAACATAGATAATATTGAAGAACTTGATAATTTAAATAACGATGAATTATTACAAGATTTAGATAGTTCTAATGATTTAACTTCTTTAGATGATGAATTATTGCAAGATTTAGAGAATTTAGATGATGTTGATAATAAATTTAGTGAAGAATTGGATAATATTGAAGAACTTGATAATTTAAATAATGATGAAGCATCTCAAGGTTTAGATGATATTAATAATGAATTAGATGAGAATTTAAGCGCTCTTGATGATTTAAATTCTTTAGATGATGAATTAGATACGAAATTATCTGATTTTAATGAAGATGAGAATTTAAATAATGATGAATTATCACAAGATTTTGATAGTTCTAATGATTTAACTTCTTTAGATGATGAGTTACCACAAGATTTAGATGATACTAATGATGAGTTAGATGAGAATTTAAATACTCTTGATGATTTAAATTCTTTAGATGATGAATTAGATACGAAATTATCTGATTTTAACGAAGATGAGAATTTAAATAATGATGAATTATCGCAAGATTTGGATACTTTAAGTGATATTGAGAATTTAGATGAATTAAGTAATGCTATTGTTTTAGAAGAAGATTTAAAAACTACGAAAGACATAGATGATTTAGAAGAGAATTTAAATAATGATTTAAATTTAGATGATTTGAATAATATTGATGAATTTTCATTACCTGAAAGTTTTGAAGAATTAAGTAGAGATTATCAAGATTTATTGCAAGATGATATTGATTTTACAAGTTCAAATGGTTTAGAAGAAGATATAAATAATAGTTATGAAGATGATAATTTTAAAGATTTAGAAGATGATTTAAATACAGAAATAACAAATGATTTTGATGTTGTTACGGGTGATTTAGATGTAGCTGAAGATATGAAAGATGATTTTATTGATAGTGGTTTAGAAGAAGAATTTGAAGATATGAAAGAAGATTTGAATGTTAATAATCATTTAGAAGATATTCAAGATAATGAATTAGGTTCTTTAGCTGCTTTTGATGATATTAAAGATGATATTGAAGATATTCAAGAAATTGTAGGAGATGAAAAAGTGAGTGATTTTGATGATTTAAATGAAATTGAAATTAAAAAAGCGTTAGGGGAGGAAGTTGTAGAATTATTAGACAATAATGAAGATATAAAAGAAAAAAATAATGATTTTACTAATAGCATAGAAGCAAATGTTGATGATGACATTAGTGAAGTTAGCGAAAATGTTACAAAAGCAGTAAATCAAGCTATTATCAATAGCACAAAAGGCACGAAAAATCGTATAAAAGATATAAATATATCAATTAATATAAGTTTTAAAGATTAATTATGGCAGGAATTTTATTAATATCAGGCCCAAGTGGTGCGGGCAAAAGCACACTATTAGAGCGTTTAGCACAAGATTATAATGATTTTTATTTTTCAATATCAGCAACCACTAGAGCTCCTAGAGCAGGAGAAAAAGAGGGTGTAAATTATTATTATTTGACCCACGAAGAATTTGAATTAGGAATTAAAAATGATGAATTTTTAGAATATGCTAATGTTCATGGGAATTATTATGGAACGCCATTAAAACCAATTTATGACGCTTTAGAAAATGGTAAGAATGTTATTTTAGATATAGATGTTCAAGGCTTTAGAATAGTAAAAGATAAATTAGGTAAAGATTTTTTATCAGTTTTTATAAGTCCTGAGAATGAAAAAGTATTAAAAGAACGCCTTGTTTCTCGTGGCACAGAAAATCCTGATGTAATTGCTAAAAGACTTCATAATGCAACTGCTGAAGTTCAAGCTATTGGAAGATATGATTTTTTTATTATAAATGATGATTTGGAAAAAGCTTATAAAGAGCTTAAATTACTTTACCAAGCAGCAAACTTAAAAGTGTTAAATAAAGACATTAAAAAATTTATTTCAGAATGGAAAAAAGGAGAATAATATGGGAATAGGTAGTGGATGGCACTGGATTATTGTTTTATTAGTAATCATTTTATTATTTGGTGGTAAAAAATTACCAGAACTTGCAAAAGGCTTAGGAAAAGGTATTAAAACATTTAAAAAAGAAATGGCAGATGATACTACTGCAAAGCCTGTGAATGAAATTGATGAATTAGCTGATAATACTAAAAAAACTGAAGCTAATGAAGTAAAAAGCGAGCAAAAAGCCTAATGCTAAAGGAAAGTATTAAAGAGTATTTATCAAAAGTATTAGAATGCGAATTTAGTTTAGAAAGTCCAAAAGATAGAAATTTAGCTCATTTTGCAATGCCTTGCTTTAGCTTTGCAAAAGAGCTTAAATTAGCCCCAAATAAAATTGCAGCAGATTTTGCAGAAAAATTGAAAAATTGTGAGATTTTTAGCAGTGTTGAAGCAGTGAATGCTTATGTCAATTTCAAATTATCAAATGATTTTTTAGATAAATTATGTAAAAATGCTTTAAATAACCCAGAAGATTTTGCAAAAAGTCCTAAAAAAAATTATAAAATCTTGCTTGAATATGTAAGTGCAAATCCTACAGGACCACTTCACATAGGGCACGCAAGGGGTGCTATTTATGGAGATAGTTTAAATAAAATTGCAAAACATTTAGGCTATACATTTGATACAGAATATTATGTAAATGATGCAGGTAATCAAATAGATTTATTAGGCGAAAGCGTTATTTTAGCTATAAGAGATTTTGTTTTAAAAGAAAATGTTGAATATCCTGAAAGTTTTTATGGTGGCGAGTATATGCAAGAACTTGCTAGGATTTTTTATGATAAATTCAAAGATGATTTTATAAATAACAAAACCAAAATAGCAAGTTTAGCTAAAGATGAAGTCTTAAAAGAAATCAAGCAAACTTTAGCAAATGCTAGAATTGAGATTGATAATTATGTAAGCGAAACTGCTTATTATCCAAAGCTTGAAGAAACTTTAGAAAAATTAAAAAAAGCCGAAGCAACATATTTAAAAGATGATAAATTATATTTAGCATCTACAAAATATGGAGATGATTTAGATAGAGTTATAGTGCGTGAAGATGGTAGGGGGACTTACTTAGCAGCTGATATTGTTTATCACGATGATAAATTAAGTAGGGGATATGATAAAGTTATTAATATATGGGGAGCTGATCATCATGGCTACATTGCTCGTGTAAAAGCTGCTATGAGTGCTTTAGGGCACGATGCTAATAATCTTGAAGTAATCCTAGCTCAAATGGTTAATTTGCTAAAAAACGGACAACCTTATAAAATGAGTAAAAGAAAAGGTAATGTAATTTTATTTAGTGATGTTTTAGATGATATTGGCGTAGATGCTTTAAGATATATTTTTATAAGTAAGCGTTGTGATAGTCCGCTTGAGTTTGATGTAGATGAGTTTAAAAAGCAAGATAATTCAAATCCTATTTTTTATATAAACTACGCACACGCAAGAATTCATCAAATATTTGCAAAAGCTAATAAAAACTTTAATGATGTAATTAATGTTAGTTTAAGTAATTTTAAAGATGAAAATGCACTTAATTTATTATTTGATGCTTTAGCTTTAAATGATGTTTTAGAAGACGCTTTTAATAGTAGAACTCTTTCTAAATTAT
This is a stretch of genomic DNA from Campylobacter sp. RM12651. It encodes these proteins:
- a CDS encoding Sir2 family NAD-dependent protein deacetylase, with translation MGKLVFLSGAGLSAPSGLSTFRDNDGLWEQYDLDVVCNYQTWIKNFNLVHEFYNKRRLELRKVKPNKMHEKIAEISKRFEVINFTQNVDDLLERAGCENVIHLHGKLLELHCTNCNDITKLNLNDDLEFKFENCKKCQSKLIKPSVVFFGEQAPFYTDLYSTFYNLNEDDLVVIIGTSGAVININYLLRFAKSKNILINLEKNKYINEALFSHIIYKSCDECIDELEQIIQEWN
- the tatA gene encoding twin-arginine translocase TatA/TatE family subunit: MGIGSGWHWIIVLLVIILLFGGKKLPELAKGLGKGIKTFKKEMADDTTAKPVNEIDELADNTKKTEANEVKSEQKA
- a CDS encoding ABC transporter ATP-binding protein, with amino-acid sequence MLKASGIGKKYDAVLFNNLNLTLNPQQTLAVLGKSGCGKSTLLHILSTLLAPDSGEVFYKDKNIYKLSEDERLLIRRNDFGIIFQQHYLFKGFSAYENIELASVLSNNKIDDEIINFLGIKEILNKKANELSGGEQQRVSIARVLCKKPKIIFADEPTGNLDPVNAKIAMKLLIDYVKLNNSALFLITHDENLALMCDDILRINNG
- the fliR gene encoding flagellar biosynthetic protein FliR → MELVRLFSEQNIVLFMLLLARMSGLCLFFPFYSHLQIPVVIKSSFVIIMTFFFYPLAHTNITPNYLVIALITELLLGLVAGLCLQLTFTILQMSGEHISFIMGFSMASVLDPNTGANTPIIGHFISLIALLLFLAYDGHHLVLLFWAKSLNGIALGDFALHDGWFRQIMNETKDIYLIGLSLAFPIIAISMLSDFVFGLLMKTMPQFNLLVVGYPIKITIAFIVLMTILATILFYFKELVLKVFLQLELFVS
- the tsf gene encoding translation elongation factor Ts, encoding MAEITAAMVKDLRESTGAGMMDCKNALKECDGDMQKAVEYLREKGLSKAAKKADRLAAEGLIGVKLSNNLASLVEINSETDFVAKNDKFIDLVNKTVEQVQVSGVCDVESLLNSNIDGAKFEDYLKNQIATIGENLVVRRFATLKANDNEALSGYLHTNGRVGVIVKAKFNNAANKAKVEEFLKQLCMHIAAMKPSVLSYKDLDKEFVEAEYRALCAELEKENEELVRLKKPLHKIPQFASRLQITDAVLKKAEEDIKAELKAQNKPEQIWDKIVPGQMARFIADNSILDSRLTLMGQFYVMDDKKTVEQVIADKSVELKDELVIESFVKYEVGEGLEKKNEDFAAEVAAQMGN
- the argS gene encoding arginine--tRNA ligase is translated as MLKESIKEYLSKVLECEFSLESPKDRNLAHFAMPCFSFAKELKLAPNKIAADFAEKLKNCEIFSSVEAVNAYVNFKLSNDFLDKLCKNALNNPEDFAKSPKKNYKILLEYVSANPTGPLHIGHARGAIYGDSLNKIAKHLGYTFDTEYYVNDAGNQIDLLGESVILAIRDFVLKENVEYPESFYGGEYMQELARIFYDKFKDDFINNKTKIASLAKDEVLKEIKQTLANARIEIDNYVSETAYYPKLEETLEKLKKAEATYLKDDKLYLASTKYGDDLDRVIVREDGRGTYLAADIVYHDDKLSRGYDKVINIWGADHHGYIARVKAAMSALGHDANNLEVILAQMVNLLKNGQPYKMSKRKGNVILFSDVLDDIGVDALRYIFISKRCDSPLEFDVDEFKKQDNSNPIFYINYAHARIHQIFAKANKNFNDVINVSLSNFKDENALNLLFDALALNDVLEDAFNSRTLSKLCDYLKQIASSFHKIYNETRVVGHENEEQYLKIFAQVALCIKTGFSLIGINAVSRMEKE
- the gmk gene encoding guanylate kinase, whose amino-acid sequence is MAGILLISGPSGAGKSTLLERLAQDYNDFYFSISATTRAPRAGEKEGVNYYYLTHEEFELGIKNDEFLEYANVHGNYYGTPLKPIYDALENGKNVILDIDVQGFRIVKDKLGKDFLSVFISPENEKVLKERLVSRGTENPDVIAKRLHNATAEVQAIGRYDFFIINDDLEKAYKELKLLYQAANLKVLNKDIKKFISEWKKGE